The following proteins are co-located in the Naumovozyma dairenensis CBS 421 chromosome 9, complete genome genome:
- the COQ6 gene encoding putative N,N-dimethylaniline monooxygenase COQ6 (similar to Saccharomyces cerevisiae COQ6 (YGR255C); ancestral locus Anc_1.103), translated as MFTAARLGLRVNSSSSSVIIRRSLAATVKATTLAGEEAYEAAIKPTRAIPKLTDVLIVGGGPAGLTLAAGIKTSPELSNLSTVLVDAGDLQNKVGSFYHKPPEWYTNRVVSLTPKSLHFLEDRIGVKLMNERIQPYDGLYITDGCSNGTLDLEKDSMLYMVEILNIQSSLLNKISQMSFARESLNILDKVKVESIEYTNPTDPTSWPIVTLSNGEVYKTRLLVGADGFNSPVRKFSNLYSRGWAYNTYGLVATMKLKYQPFKIRGWQRFLPTGPIAHLPLPGDNATLVWSTGGESLSKLLLSIKPEQFAILVNAAFVLDDIDMQYYYKKLHDNAITTEELQKDVDCRIEQVFESKGIDKMDDTFIDEHYPPIVSEIIDNTRARFPLRYSHADKYVTDRIALVGDAAHTTHPLAGQGLNMGQGDVESLVNTLEKATLRGLDIGSLLALEPFWAERYPFNNVRLGMADKLHKLYHTSWSPIVGLRTLGINLTNKFDPVKDGIIDTLAGGQFNAD; from the coding sequence atgttcACTGCAGCAAGGTTAGGATTAAGGGTGAACTCCTCATCCTCCTCCGTGATCATTCGAAGAAGCTTAGCAGCAACGGTAAAAGCAACAACTTTAGCAGGTGAAGAAGCTTACGAAGCAGCAATAAAGCCCACGAGAGCAATCCCCAAATTAACTGATGTCTTAATCGTTGGAGGTGGTCCTGCAGGATTAACTTTAGCAGCAGGAATCAAGACTTCCCCTGAATTATCCAACTTATCTACCGTATTAGTGGATGCAGGAGATTTACAAAACAAAGTTGGCTCATTCTATCATAAGCCTCCTGAATGGTATACTAACAGAGTTGTTAGTTTGACTCCGAAATCATTACATTTCTTAGAGGATCGGATTGGTgtgaaattgatgaatgaAAGAATTCAACCTTATGATGGTCTTTATATCACAGATGGTTGCTCTAATGGGACTCTTGATTTGGAGAAGGATTCCATGTTGTATATGGTTGagatattgaatattcaatcatcattattgaataagATTTCTCAAATGAGTTTCGCCAGAGAAagtttgaatatattgGATAAAGTGAAAGTGGAATCAATCGAGTATACCAACCCGACTGACCCCACTTCATGGCCTATTGTGACCCTAAGTAATGGAGAAGTTTATAAGACGAGGTTATTAGTGGGGGCAGATGGGTTTAATTCACCAGTGAGgaaattttccaatcttTATTCGAGAGGTTGGGCATATAATACCTATGGTCTTGTTGCTacaatgaaattgaaatatcaaCCATTTAAAATCAGAGGTTGGCAACGATTTTTGCCTACGGGTCCCATTGCTCATTTACCATTGCCCGGTGATAATGCAACGTTAGTGTGGTCCACTGGAGGTGAATCATTATCtaaattattgttatctaTTAAACCTGAACAATTTGCCATTTTAGTGAATGCTGCGTTTGTCttagatgatattgatatgcaatattattacaagaaatTACATGATAATGCTATTACAACCGAGGAGTTACAAAAAGATGTGGATTGTAGAATTGAACAAGTGTTTGAGAGTAAAGGAATTGATAAGATGGATGATACATTTATTGATGAACATTATCCACCTATTGTTAGTGAAATCATTGATAATACAAGAGCAAGGTTCCCATTAAGATATTCTCATGCTGATAAATATGTTACTGATAGAATTGCATTAGTTGGTGATGCAGCTCATACTACTCACCCGTTGGCGGGCCAAGGGTTGAATATGGGGCAAGGGGATGTGGAAAGTTTAGTTAATACTTTGGAAAAGGCTACATTAAGAGGATTAGATATTGGATCGTTGTTAGCATTAGAACCATTTTGGGCAGAAAGATATCCATTTAATAATGTTCGTTTGGGGATGGCTGATAAGTTACATAAACTTTATCATACCTCTTGGTCACCAATTGTTGGATTAAGAACTTTAGGTATTAATTtaactaataaatttgatccTGTTAAGGATGGTATCATTGATACTTTGGCAGGTGGTCAATTCAATGCTGATTAG
- the NIF3 gene encoding uncharacterized protein (similar to Saccharomyces cerevisiae NIF3 (YGL221C); ancestral locus Anc_3.531): MSKALYRSQLKTVINAITKYYPANYADHAWDNTGLLIDCSIPDEPSSAQNIPSMIKVLLTVDLTSLVAQEAIAKGCNMILAYHPFIFPSWKSLNPAKNIQQGNAIKLIQNGISVYCPHTAVDAAKGGVNDWLVQGIIGGKTEALIESSVSIEQLDSKVAQLNGNESDEVGYGRFVTLKEYMTLDDIIKNVKKSLGIPYVQVSSMNEDLTQHKIKTIALCAGSGSGVFKGLGSEQEVDLYYTGELSHHEILKYKEQGKAVIVCNHSNTERGYLKEIMSNLLKEKVECTISETDADPLRVV; encoded by the coding sequence ATGAGTAAAGCATTATATAGAAGTCAGTTAAAAACCGTCATCAATGCAATTACCAAATACTATCCGGCCAATTATGCAGATCATGCATGGGATAATACTGGTCTATTGATAGATTGTTCCATACCAGATGAACCATCGTCCGCCCAAAACATTCCTTCCATGATAAAAGTGTTATTGACTGTGGATCTAACTAGTTTGGTAGCTCAAGAGGCCATTGCTAAAGGTTGTAATATGATCTTGGCGTATCATCCATTTATTTTCCCCAGTTGGAAAAGTTTAAACCCAGcgaaaaatattcaacaaGGTAATGCTattaaattgattcaaaatGGAATTTCTGTTTATTGTCCACATACTGCCGTCGATGCTGCTAAAGGTGGTGTTAATGATTGGCTAGTTCAAGGAATTATTGGTGGGAAGACTGAGGCTCTCATTGAATCAAGTGTTTCCATTGAACAGTTGGATTCTAAGGTCGCTCAATTGAATGGTAATGAAAGTGATGAAGTTGGATATGGAAGATTCGTTACATTGAAGGAATATATGACACTAgatgatataataaagaatgTTAAAAAATCGTTAGGAATACCATACGTTCAAGTTAGTTCAATGAATGAAGATCTGACTCAACATAAGATTAAGACTATAGCCTTATGTGCAGGTAGTGGATCTGGAGTGTTTAAAGGGTTAGGAAGTGAACAAGAAGTTGATTTGTATTATACTGGAGAGTTATCTCACCatgaaatattgaaatataaagaacAGGGTAAAGCAGTCATTGTTTGTAATCATTCTAACACAGAAAGAGGTTATTTGAAGGAAATTATGAGCAATttattaaaggaaaaagtGGAATGTACCATTAGTGAAACTGATGCTGATCCTTTAAGAGTGGTATAG
- the EDC1 gene encoding Edc1p (similar to Saccharomyces cerevisiae EDC2 (YER035W) and EDC1 (YGL222C); ancestral locus Anc_3.533): MSTDTMYFNSSRLLPTHSKNNSRNFPKLKKNDSNLKTKNIIKHERKTYEIQQTNNNNSSNNNNSDNFSIPQIQSLPNGEKPNFGNNSTHNPKSPKKKSHGENNNNEDSDVITYTLKQLLLKSNTIDEESTTDLKQMKNKKKKKKNSDSRDNKKSRKDSNSSETSNNNKSAIATTFNNEDSSTKKHFSKKSSHKSSKAKALSTSTSPLSTPASLSAQLMTNLGISSSSKQQKNSVSNPSPSIIHPALYSQQQQHYQLQQQHQYPPSNPLPVFPLQNQFLNQQIPLKPISPPMTLPLPLNGPGTLPLPGYPYANNVNYNLISPLHNNNNDINLHHQQQQLTAMNQALTASPLLFPQQLSSLNSTTNSNNMFLPRPDSQSTSIKSMSVNQSLLEEPLSSRDIEKNLNSFSYTNTNSQLLRPSSIQSASAGSTSTSTSTSTSTSTSTFNTPKNSSGNKKRRSSHSFAGASFATALPQECNLPKPSFI, encoded by the coding sequence ATGTCTACAGATACTATGTATTTCAATAGTTCCAGACTATTGCCTACACATTCGAAGAATAATTCGAGGAACTTTcctaaattgaaaaagaatgaTTCTAACTTGAAAAcgaaaaatatcatcaaacATGAAAGGAAAACATATGAAATTCAAcaaactaataataataacagcagtaataataacaattctgacaatttttcaataccaCAAATACAATCTTTACCTAATGGGGAAAAACCAAACTTTGGTAATAACAGTACCCACAATCCCAAATCTccaaaaaagaaatctcATGGCGagaacaataataatgaagattcaGATGTTATAACTTATACTTTGAAACAActtcttttaaaatcaaataCCATAGATGAAGAAAGCACAACAGATCTTAAGCAGATgaagaataagaagaaaaagaagaagaatagTGATTCTCGTgacaataaaaaatcaagaaaggACAGTAATAGTAGTGAAACtagtaataacaataaatcTGCCATTGCTACAACGTTCAATAATGAGGATTCCAGTACTAAAAAACATTTCTCCAAGAAGAGCTCTCATAAAAGCTCAAAAGCTAAGGCATTATCTACTTCTACTTCACCACTTTCAACACCAGCTTCTTTGTCAGCGCAATTAATGACCAATTTAGGTATCTCTTCATCATccaaacaacaaaaaaatagcGTTTCTAATCCATCTCCATCAATTATTCATCCTGCTTTGTATTcccaacaacaacaacactATCAACTGCAACAGCAACACCAATATCCACCTTCAAATCCACTACCTGTCTTCCCTTTGCAGAATCAATTTCTCAATCAGCAAATACCTTTGAAACCAATTTCTCCACCAATGACTTTACCATTACCATTAAATGGCCCAGGAACTTTACCTCTCCCAGGTTATCCATACGCAAATAATGTTAATTACAATTTAATTTCTCCCTTacataacaataacaatgacattaatcttcatcatcaacaacaacaattgaCTGCTATGAATCAAGCTTTAACAGCGTCACCTCTATTATTTCCTCAGCAGTTATCGTCATTGAATTCTACCACCAACTCTAATAATATGTTTTTGCCTCGTCCAGATTCTCAATCTACATCCATTAAATCTATGAGTGTAAATCAATCTCTGTTAGAAGaaccattatcatcaagagatatagaaaaaaatttaaattccTTTTCGTATACTAATACTAATTCTCAATTATTAAGACCAAGTTCCATTCAATCTGCCTCTGCTGGATCTACATCTACATCTACATCTACATCtacatcaacatcaacatcTACATTTAATACACCAAAAAATTCAAGtggaaataaaaaaagacGTAGTAGTCATTCGTTCGCTGGTGCATCTTTCGCAACAGCTTTACCACAAGAATGTAATTTGCCTAAACCAagttttatttaa
- the ARB1 gene encoding ATP-binding cassette family ATPase ARB1 (similar to Saccharomyces cerevisiae ARB1 (YER036C); ancestral locus Anc_3.534) produces MPPVSSSKAKREAKKAERDAKKAAEGKTIRTRTKKNQSESVDEAEAAAKEIAQLKLQQDKEGLSDRVTTGVLASLETSRDIKLTSVSLLFHGKVLIQDSNLELNYGRRYGLLGENGCGKSTFLKALATREYPIPENIDIYLLDEPAEPSEYSALEYVVREAQHELKRLEDLVEKYIIEEGPESELLEPLYERMDSLDPDTFESRAAIILIGLGFNSKTILKKTKDMSGGWKMRVALAKALFVKPTLLLLDDPTAHLDLEACVWLEEYLKRFDRTLVLVSHSQDFLNGVCTNMLDMRNKQLMAYGGNYDSYHKTRSEMETNQTKQYNKQQEEIAHIKKFIASAGTYANLVKQAKSRQKILDKMEADGLIQPVQQDKVFSFRFPPVERLPPPVLAFDSISFSYDGNPEHNLYENLDFGVDMDSRIALVGPNGVGKSTLLKIMTGELMPQSGRVSRHTHVKLGVYSQHSQDQLDLTKSALEFVRDKYPNISQDFQYWRGQLGRYGLTGEGQTVQMGTLSEGQRSRVVFALLALEQPNVLLLDEPTNGLDIPTIDSLAEAINEFNGGVVVVSHDFRLLDKIAKDIFVVENRTATRWDGSILQYKNKLAKNVVL; encoded by the coding sequence ATGCCTCCTGTATCATCATCCAAAGCCAAGAGAGAAGCCAAGAAGGCCGAAAGAGACGCCAAGAAGGCAGCAGAAGGTAAAACCATCCGTACCAGAACCAAGAAGAATCAATCTGAATCTGTCGATGAAGCTGAGGCTGCCGCAAAGGAAATTGCTCAATTGAAGTTACAACAAGATAAAGAAGGTCTTTCTGATCGTGTCACCACTGGTGTTCTTGCTTCTTTAGAAACTTCAAGAGATATTAAATTGACCTCtgtatcattattgttCCATGGTAAAGTCTTGATTCAAGAttcaaatttggaattaaaTTATGGGAGAAGATATGGGTTGTTAGGTGAAAATGGGTGTGGTAAATCTACCTTTTTAAAAGCATTAGCTACGAGAGAGTATCCAATCCCAGAAAATATcgatatttatttgttagATGAACCTGCTGAACCAAGTGAATATTCTGCGTTAGAATATGTCGTTAGAGAAGCTCAAcatgaattgaaaagattggAAGATTTGgtggaaaaatatattattgaagaaggtCCAGAAtctgaattattagaacCTTTGTACGAGAGAATGGATTCTTTAGATCCAGATACTTTTGAAAGTAGAGCTGCTATTATTTTAATCGGTTTAGGTTTCAATTCAAAGActattttaaagaaaactaAAGATATGTCTGGTGGTTGGAAAATGCGTGTCGCTTTAGCTAAAGCCCTTTTCGTTAAACCaactttattattgttagaTGACCCAACTGCGCATTTGGATTTGGAAGCTTGTGTTTGGTTagaagaatatttgaaaagattcgATAGAACTTTGGTTTTAGTTTCTCATTCTCAAGATTTCTTAAACGGTGTTTGTACTAATATGCTCGATATGAGAAATAAGCAATTAATGGCATATGGTGGTAATTATGATTCTTACCATAAGACCCGTTCTGAAATGGAAACCAACCAAACcaaacaatataataaacaacaagaagaaatcgctcatattaagaaattcatTGCATCAGCAGGTACTTATGCTAACTTAGTCAAACAAGCTAAATCTAGACAAAAGATTTTAGATAAGATGGAAGCTGATGGGTTGATTCAACCTGTTCAACAAGATAAAGTCTTTTCTTTCAGATTCCCACCTGTTGAAAGATTACCACCACCTGTCTTGGCCTTCGATagtatttcattttcatacGATGGTAATCCAGAACATAATTTGTATGAAAACTTAGATTTCGGTGTCGATATGGATTCCAGAATCGCATTAGTTGGTCCAAATGGTGTTGGTAAATCtactttattgaaaattatgaCTGGTGAATTAATGCCACAATCTGGTAGAGTCTCAAGACATACACATGTTAAATTAGGTGTTTACTCACAACATTCTCAAGATCAATTAGATTTAACTAAATCCGCTTTGGAATTCGTTCGTGACAaatatccaaatatttcacAAGATTTCCAATATTGGAGAGGTCAATTAGGTCGTTATGGGTTAACTGGGGAAGGTCAAACTGTTCAAATGGGTACATTATCTGAAGGTCAACGTTCGCGTGTTGTTTTCGCTTTGTTAGCATTAGAACAACCAAATGTCTTATTGTTAGATGAACCTACTAATGGTCTTGATATTCCAACTATTGATTCATTGGCTGAAgctattaatgaatttaacGGTGGTGTTGTTGTGGTTTCTCACGATTTCAGATTATTAGATAAGATTGCCAAGGATATTTTCGTCGTTGAAAATAGAACCGCCACAAGATGGGATGGTTCAATCTTGCAATACAAGAATAAATTGGCCAAGAATGTTGTCTTATAA
- the VPS71 gene encoding Vps71p (similar to Saccharomyces cerevisiae VPS71 (YML041C); ancestral locus Anc_5.511) — MVKSLVEEIDKKTYNPNVYFTSADPQSRSSRVNSKRKSSLSSGGSSRSMKRVNYSLADMESKLYTKNPDDNHSTNDNSNSNSNDKLNKDMLNKFTQQEIIQSKRRFMELDTENVKDLFEIPTLLSSITGINKDNIGSNSTTIQNTTTNGSLSRTNKNKFELPKNFHLNYRSTRLPKPKRKNTHRLVALKKTLTSKRPLNTYLDTLNQVDRSIILNNVYNKKYFKVLPLITICSICGGYNSISSCVKCSNKICSLRCYRLHNETRCIHR; from the coding sequence ATGGTGAAATCTTTAGTGGAAGAAATCGATAAAAAAACTTATAATCCAAATGTTTATTTCACGTCAGCAGATCCACAATCCAGATCATCTCGTGTCAATTCGAAACgaaaatcatcattatcaagCGGTGGTAGTTCCAGATCAATGAAAAGAGTCAACTATTCATTAGCTGATATGGAATCCAAATTATATACAAAGAATCCAGATGATAACCATTCAACAAACgataatagtaatagtaatagtaatgataAACTTAACAAAGATATGTTAAATAAATTCACACAACAGGAAATTATTCAATCCAAAAGAAGATTCATGGAATTAGATACTGAAAATGTAAAAGATTTATTCGAAATTCCAACATTATTAAGTAGTATAACAGGgattaataaagataatattgGATCTAATTCCACTACCATACAGAATACAACTACCAATGGATCGTTATCAAGgacaaataaaaataagtTCGAACTACCCAAGAATTTCCATTTAAATTATAGATCTACAAGATTACCGAAACctaaaaggaaaaatacTCATAGATTAGTTgctttgaagaaaacattgACCTCAAAGAGACCATTAAATACTTATTTGGATACATTAAACCAAGTAGATAGGAGTATCATTTTAAACAATGTTtataataagaaatattttaaagtttTACCATTGATTACCATTTGTTCCATTTGTGGCGGATATAACAGTATTTCCAGTTGCGTTAAATgttcaaataaaatttgttCCTTAAGATGTTACAGATTACATAATGAAACAAGATGTATCCATAGATGA
- the NDAI0I03040 gene encoding SRP1/TIP1 family protein: protein MNAKIVTLLAATLASASAVSAEESPSTSDLMELNILLNDVSSNLKDYLTLAITPGSVFSKDNMPAGLIDLGVALANATDDSYTSLYKNVDFKAVDTLVTKLPWYSSRIEPTLSSILSLLES, encoded by the coding sequence atgaACGCTAAAATTGTCACTCTATTAGCTGCCACATTAGCTTCCGCTTCTGCTGTTTCTGCTGAAGAAAGTCCATCAACTTCCGATCTTATGGAATTAAACATCTTATTAAACGATGTCAGttctaatttgaaagaCTATTTAACTTTAGCTATAACTCCAGGCTCTGTTTTCTCTAAAGATAACATGCCAGCTGGTTTAATTGACCTTGGTGTTGCCTTGGCTAATGCTACCGATGATTCTTACACTTCTTTGTATAAGAATGTCGATTTCAAAGCTGTTGATACTTTGGTCACCAAATTACCATGGTattcttcaagaattgAACCTACTTTAAgttcaattttatcattgCTTGAAAGTTAG
- the NDAI0I03050 gene encoding uncharacterized protein, whose protein sequence is MPCKCYLIIIKIVFACLRFRPACLQEFGIGSVKLYGYAECLLRRSGLVSPNQTYKYLECPAEHLVERTLGAVFMITNFVLCMHAFNEILYELLESVDLLSYYFINIILSHNCVKELIVCLWKEDPTNFYFYFILLLPIQRIAVEQKRVKYYEV, encoded by the coding sequence ATGCCATGCAagtgttatcttattattattaagattgtttttgcATGTCTACGATTTCGGCCGGCATGCCTACAAGAGTTTGGTATTGGGTCGGTTAAGTTGTATGGTTATGCTGAGTGTTTACTCAGGCGTTCTGGATTAGTCTCTCCTAATCAAACCTACAAGTATTTAGAGTGTCCTGCGGAGCACCTAGTCGAAAGGACTTTGGGAGCGGTGTTCATGATTAcgaattttgttttatgcATGCATGCCTTCAACgagatattatatgaacttCTAGAATCTGTCGACTTACTAAGCtattactttattaacattatccTAAGCCACAATTGTGTTAAAGAACTAATTGTATGCCTGTGGAAAGAAGATCCTACTaacttttatttctattttattttattattaccaatcCAGCGAATTGCCGTGGAACAGAAAAGGGTAAAGTATTATGAGGTTTGA
- the COG1 gene encoding Golgi transport complex subunit COG1 (similar to Saccharomyces cerevisiae COG1 (YGL223C); ancestral locus Anc_3.535), which produces MNDLEPIDTHLQLSSEGDVRKLFENYHIQQIKDFNISFNNRVHKVNVEFNNELNVKYKDILSVTNEVNTLFQKLKSIDSNFKELCFNDNLYQLRKIPDLSSIDDGSSTISSNKNRGGMNIESDKQFINSQLLLKISNWSLSISNFMTRFPVSSNPTILFNDMITNFNILRDTCDLSTQSYDTIISCKCKEFQNFLIDSINSSKIDFPLIEWIKLYNLFFNILPDRSHSKKQGCEHQPHSNNLQRWWDHDKVNQLESLIFNSIFQYDIDTLLQLSPSPSTTIDDGYEGNNDNLLISSFIKMEKFEKRLIGKTIDDIKKCIENIKDSTENEHAQGGKDNANLDSSTDENINIIIKQSKLLSMGLINDQRIKLFENSKPIITMIKNLKTYNCDSAIIKKLKDEFTQLLQDSIPSIKSVENIISEEVHDQEMEEKQESIGLKKNQTSEFEQQSIITNADKPEAEVESKALPEITKEFQTHQTELKTAEGKEPDVVVEDEEDSERYPDDIVQDVTEENSGDKQDIVESILPSFDSENIVLKLVSNYNDINFKKFLESQLKELSTI; this is translated from the coding sequence ATGAATGATTTGGAACCAATTGATACTCATTTACAACTTAGTTCAGAAGGTGACGTGAGAAAGTTGTTCgaaaattatcatattcaacaaattaaagatttcaatatttcatttaacAACCGTGTTCATAAAGTTAATGTcgaatttaataatgaattgaatgttaaatataaagatatattatctGTAACAAATGAAGTGAATacattatttcaaaaactgAAATCTATTGACtccaatttcaaagaacTTTGCTTTAATGATAACCTTTATCAATTAAGGAAAATTCCAGATCTATCATCAATAGACGATGGatcatcaacaatatcatcaaataaGAACCGTGGCGGTATGAATATTGAAAGTGATAAACAGTTCATAAACTcacaattattattaaaaatatcaaattggTCCCTATCAATATCGAATTTCATGACTAGATTCCCAGTATCTTCTAACCCTacaattttattcaatgatatgattacaaatttcaatatcttgCGAGATACATGTGATCTTTCTACACAATCATATGATACTATTATATCGTGTAAATGTAAGGAGTTTCAAAACTTCCTAATTGATTCGATCAACTCatcaaaaattgatttcCCTTTAATTGAATGGATTAAATtgtataatttattttttaacaTCTTACCAGACAGATCACACAGTAAAAAACAAGGATGCGAGCATCAACCGCATTCAAATAATCTCCAAAGATGGTGGGACCATGATAAAGTAAACCAATTGgaatcattaatttttaattcaatCTTTCAATATGATATCGATACATTATTACAACTATCACCATCGCCAAGTACGACTATAGATGATGGATATGAGGGAAACAATGATAATTTACTGATTTCCAGTTTTAttaaaatggaaaaatttgAGAAAAGGTTAATTGGAAAGACAATAGATGACATCAAAAAATGTATagaaaatatcaaagatTCAACAGAAAATGAACATGCACAAGGAGGCAAAGATAATGCAAACTTAGATAGTTCCAcagatgaaaatattaacataattattaaacaatcaaaattattatcaatggGGTTGATTAATGATCAAAGGATAAagttatttgaaaattcaaaaccaattattacaatgattaaaaatttgaaaacataCAATTGTGATTCGGCAATCATTAAAAAACTCAAGGATGAATTTACCCAATTACTTCAAGATTCCATTCCATCGATTAAATCTGTTgagaatattatatcaGAAGAAGTTCATGACCaagaaatggaagaaaaGCAAGAAAGTATCGGactaaagaaaaatcaaacCTCAGAATTTGAACAACAAAGTATAATCACAAATGCTGATAAACCAGAAGCAGAAGTTGAATCGAAAGCATTGCCAGAAATCACCAAAGAGTTTCAAACCCATCAAACGGAACTGAAGACAGCGGAGGGGAAAGAACCTGACGTTGTTGTggaagacgaagaagatTCTGAGAGATATCCTGATGATATTGTTCAAGATGTTACAGAAGAAAATAGCGGTGATAAGCAAGACATAGTTGAAAGTATCCTCCCTTCCTTTGACAGCGAAAATATTGTTCTAAAACTTGTGTCTAattataatgatataaatttcaaaaagtTCTTGGAATCTCAACTTAAAGAATTATCCACTATATAA
- the SDT1 gene encoding nucleotidase (similar to Saccharomyces cerevisiae PHM8 (YER037W) and SDT1 (YGL224C); ancestral locus Anc_3.536) yields the protein MMTVTEDTHKTYEDHVTKQLELNQEHLNSLTHPGSQVKFDVDPDILPTPDPNLRVFFFDIDNCLYRNSTKIHDLMQISILEYFKNELNLKHEEAEKLNNTYYKQYGLAIRGLVMFHGIDAMQYNRFVDDSLPLQNILKPDLKLREMLINLRNSGKIDKLWLFTNAYKNHGLRCIRLLGVADLFDGITYCDYRQTDTLICKPDERAFEKAKLQSGLGDYKNAWFVDDSGLNIEKGISLGMRKCIHLVENEPNMLLGKTPRHSHVIRHITNLPNVLPELFKH from the coding sequence ATGATGACGGTGACTGAAGATACTCACAAGACATATGAAGATCATGTTACTAAACAACTAGAATTGAATCAAGAACATTTAAACTCATTAACACACCCTGGTTCACAAGTAAAATTTGACGTTGATCCTGACATTCTGCCAACTCCTGACCCGAACTTACGagtatttttctttgatattgataattgtCTTTATAGGAATTCCACGAAGATTCATGATTTAATGCAAATTTCCATATTAGAATActttaaaaatgaattaaatttaaaacatGAAGAAGCtgagaaattaaataacACGTATTACAAACAATATGGTCTCGCAATTAGAGGGTTGGTTATGTTTCATGGGATTGATGCTATGCAATATAATAGATTTGTGGATGATTCGCTACCATTACAAAATATCCTGAAGCCAGACTTAAAATTAAGAGAAATGCTTATAAATCTAAGGAATTCTGggaaaattgataaattatggTTATTTACAAATGCATATAAGAATCATGGTCTTAGATGCATAAGATTATTAGGTGTGGctgatttatttgatgGAATAACTTATTGTGATTATAGACAAACTGATACATTAATTTGTAAACCTGATGAAAGAGCTTTTGAGAAGGCTAAATTACAAAGTGGACTAGGTGATTATAAAAATGCGTGGTTTGTGGATGATAGTGGattaaatattgaaaagggAATTTCGTTAGGAATGAGAAAATGTATTCATTTAGTAGAAAATGAGCCAAACATGCTCCTGGGAAAAACGCCAAGACATTCTCATGTTATTAGACATATAACCAATCTACCCAATGTACTACCAGAATTGTTTAAGCATTGA